Within the Salvia hispanica cultivar TCC Black 2014 chromosome 4, UniMelb_Shisp_WGS_1.0, whole genome shotgun sequence genome, the region tgtgtaaagtggagaaagtaaaataagagagagtgaataaagtagaaagataaatgttttcatttttagtaatgagtcattgggacaaattaaatgttttcatttttagtaatgagttattgagacaaatcaaaaagaaaaatgtgttatttCAATAGAACGgagataatatttaatttataaaacacatcaaaaattaaaatatttaatttataaaacacatcaaaaattaaaattaaaatatttaatttataaaacacatcaaaaattaaaatcaaatcataccTTGACTTTGTTTTTGCAAATGagagaatattaatttataaaacacatcaaaaattaaaatcaagtCATACCGtgactttttttttgcaaataacCAGTCAAATAGCCCTccatgaaaacaaaaaaaaagtgtaaatATTTCACCAACTCAAGGAGACTAATTCTTTTAACGAAAGCTCTAATATACAATAGCGATTAGGAAATGatgttccataaaaaatagtttatttctaacatattctaatattttttctcactagttactccctctattcactattagaagtctcatttcttggtgatacagaattttaagaaatattaagaaaaatgagtgaaatatgagttcaacttgtatatattagttataaatgaaatgtgagtagaatatgagatccTATTACcattaatagataaaataaatcaaaattcctattcacaaataaactacaataaaaaaacgagactcctataaaaaaacgagactcctatttataaacaaaaggatatatattaaaactcgttcCGTCCCGAATATCTTTATATGTAGTGTGTGCTATGGAGCATTAGTTGAGAAGTCGCactcataattttgaagtccatagtattattaataaaagtgTACAAGCATTTGAAACGCAAAGTACAATTGCTGTAATGTAGTGTCGGTGGTGTAATTATAAATGAACTGCTTCTCTCAAGAGATAGATTAGCATAGCTGCTGGCCTGTCGTATTCGTCCCTTCCACGccatttttatacatttatttatacacTCATTAACAGCTACACAAACGGACCTTTatatcatctctctctctcttagtGAGAAAAAGCGGAAGAGAGAATAGCTACTGTTTCTACTCGCTCTGCTTTGCATTTGGATCGGCTGCGGTCTCGATCTGTTTCTCTTGATTCGAGTTGAGATTGCGCGGTGAGCTTCTGCTTTTTGCAATAACCAGGAATGCGAGAATTGGCGTTTCACTAGATGTTTcagttatttttatgatttactactactatttaattttaattgcaagtaattttgattatttaattgagtTGAGAGTCAAATGAATTAGCAATAAACGTGCTGAATCTGAGTGTCGGCAGTTTTTGTTGTAAGTTTTCTCGGTGTAGATCTAATCTCTGTGAAATGACGAGTTCCGAGGGGTTGAGACACACCGTTTTGCACCTTTTCAGATGTTAAATTCAGAGTGAAGCTTTGCAATTGGCTGATTTTGATCCGTCGCTCTTCACCGAGGCTAACTGACAATGGAACCTGAAGCAGAAGTCAAGGTTGGTATGAGTGTTGTTGATCAATATTGGATGCGTGATTAGGTTTTCTATCTTCTCATATGCTTGTAATTTTTTAGTGTGAGGAATACCATGTTCcatttttaacttatttactTCATTCGGTTGGTAGGGGAAGACTTTGAAGACCATTGGCAGCCAGGTCTGTCAGATCTGTGGGGATGATGTTGGTTTGACTGCCAACCATGAGCCATTTGCTGCATGCGATGTCTGTGCGTTTCCAGTTTGCAGGCCTTGCTATGAATATGAGAGGAAGGATGGAAATCAGTCTTGCCCTCAGTGCAAAACCAGATACAAGAGGCATAAAGGTTTCATCCTCTTTCAATTAAGAATGGATCAGATGGAGGAAACAATAAGAGTTTCATCGCATATTGCTAAATTTTGTTGCAAcataacttttttatataaaactatATTGAAGTGCACAAATTGCTAAAAACATCTGTAAGGCTGTcaaaggttttttttttggtaataaatCTATTCCCCCTAAAATCAGGTcaggtatatatataattaactacaaaatattgattgatCATGTTCGGAAAAACAGCTGTTATAACTAGAATATTGACCCGTTAACTCTGAGGGGATTTGCAACATATGTGAAAACTATGTTGGGAATGGTCATAGGTCTTGAAAGATTCCACATGCTAAACCCAACAGTAGATGAAATAATGGGATTGAATATTGTGGATTCTGCAATTACTTGTTATTTATATGTTAGTAATTTAAAACTGTAATGGAAAGCTGTATTCCTTGAATGGTTTAGTAATAAGTATgctttttgtttcatttttagaggGGACATCATCTTAATGTTTTAGAACGTGCAGGTTCTAACTCAAATGTCGTAAAAGATTTCAGTATTTGGTGTTGTCACATCTAGtttgaatattattatgttttttgttgtATAATGTAATGATTATAGCATTAAGAAAAACACTGTATATGATTGTTATTGGTTATCTAGCTGTAATGTACTGTATGGTATTATGcctaaatatacaaatatgttCCTAAAGTAATTGAAACACTGAAAGCTCTACATGTATGGATGACCATTATTCaggttaatttgtttttgggaaAATTAATGCTGTTTCAGCAAATAGAAGCCCAAAAGAAATGGCTGCTGTACTTTAAGACATAATTATTAGTGACTTACGAAACactgaaaattttatttccatcaCAGCCAAAATcttttttctgaaaatgaGTTTTGACACTCTTAAACAGGGAGTCCTGCAATTCATGGTGATAGTGAAGAGGATGGTGTTTCTGATGATGTTGTTGATGATATCCATTACTCTGAAACTCAAAGTGACAAGCAGAAAATTTCAGAGCGAATGTTGAGCTGGCGAGTTAATCATGGAGAAAGTCTTAATGCACCAAAGTATGACAAGGAAGTCCCTCAAAACCACATTCCATTGCTTACGAATGGAACAGATGTAAGTTTTGATGCTTTTGGATCACTGTAGTCTACTGTTATATTGTGCAGTCATGTATTATGGCATACCAACTTTCTCTTTGTTATGCAGATCTCTGGGGAACTATCTGCTGCATCACCAGGGCGCCTTTCAATGGCATCTCCTCCTCCTGGAGGCGGTGGAAAACGTATACTTTACTCTGTTTCAATTCCTTCAATAAATCGTAGCATTTCATTTGTTCTGTTAGTCCTTCAATAAAGCTTCTTCCATGTGTAGCCAGGATTGTGGATCCAGTGAGGGAGTTTGGATCTCCAGGCTTAGGCAATGTTGCCTGGAAAGAAAGAGTGGATGGCTGGAAAATGAAGCAGGAAAAGCCTGCTATTCCTATGACTACTAGCCATCCTCCTTCTGAAAGAGGAGTGGGAGATATTGATGCGAGTACTGATATTCTTGTCGATGACTCTCTGCTGtaagtttattatttttatatccaGACATTATGCAGTTTATGCTTGAGTAAAAACTTTGATGATATTTGTGAATTCCATAGAACACCATATCTTGCTATCATGTGGCAGCAAAAAATGACACTATGTTTTTTGTTGCATGAAAGTCATTCTCCTTCTGATACTTTTCTTCTTGGTGTAGGAATGATGAAGCCCGACAGCCCCTATCAAGGAAGGTTTCTATTCCGTCATCAAGGATAAACCCTTACAGGATGGTTATTGTATTGCGGCTGGTTATTCTATGTATTTTCTTGCACTATAGAATAACGAACCCTGTACCCAATGCATATCCATTGTGGCTGATTTCTGTGATTTGTGAGATTTGGTTTGCTATATCCTGGATTCTGGATCAGTTCCCAAAATGGCTTCCTGTAAACCGTGAAACGTATCTTGACAGGCTTGCTCTGAGGTGAGAAATTTCACACGTGTTTGCATATTTGGCTTCATTATATGTTCATCCCTGCTAAAAGTTTTTGCGCATATAGTACGTAGATAGGGCAGTGCCTTTGTTTGGTTCTGCTACATTTATTCCGCTAAGCCCTTATATATTTAGTTCTTATATTCCCACAAACACACACTTTTGTTCTCACTGGAAATTACTTTTCCTGTCTGGTTTTGAAAACTACGTTAATAATATGTATTGTGTAACAGATATGACCGTGAAGGAGAGCCATCACAACTAGCTTCTGTTGACATATTTGTCAGTACTGTTGATCCTCTGAAGGAGCCTCCTCTCGTTACAGCTAATACTGTTTTGTCCATTCTTGCGGTAGACTATCCGGTGGACAAGGTTTCTTGTTATGTTTCTGATGATGGGTCTGCCATGTTGACGTTTGAAGCTCTATCAGAAACATCAGAATTTGCAAGGAAATGGGTTCCTTTCTGCAAAAAGTACAGTATTGAGCCACGGGCTCCCGAATGGTACTTTGCTCTGAAGATTGACTACTTAAAAGATAAAGTCCAGCCATCTTTTGTGAAAGACCGTCGGGCTATGAAGGTGAAAATTTTGTTCTACCAGAATTTACCTTCACATTTGGTCAAGCGTCTTATTTCTCTTCTCTGCATTTGTACTATAGAGAGAATATgaagaatttaaaattcgTATCAACGCTCTCGTATCCAAGGCTCAGAAAGTTCCTGAAGAAGGTTGGGTCATGCAAGATGGTACACCTTGGCCTGGAAATAATACAAGGGATCACCCTGGAATGATCCAGGTAAGAAGATAACTGGAGGTTCTATCTTGTAAAGTGTCAATGCTTCTTTGTACAGTATAGGCATGCTCATTTGATATGCAAAGACcatacatttttaattgtttacaTGTTCctatttatttggttttaaAGCAAGAGGCATGTTATGTATGTTTTCCCTCGACTAACATGTACTCCGTTGCATTCATGTAAAGTTCCTCATATATATCTTGTTCACAGGTTTTCTTAGGCCAAAGTGGTGGTCTTGACAGTGATGGTAATGAGCTTCCTCGATTAGTATATGTTTCTCGTGAGAAGCGTCCTGGTTTCCAGCATCACAAGAAAGCTGGTGCCATGAATGCACTTGTAAGTAGTCAAATGATGTATTTTTGAACATTTAGTTTTCCATGCTGCAATTGAACATTTAGTTCACCATGCTGCAATTGAACATTTAATTTACCATGATGTATTTTTGGCATAATTATGTACTATACTTACAGGTTCGTGTGTCAGCAGTTCTTACCAATGGACCTTTCTTGTTGAATCTCGATTGTGATCATTACATTAATAACAGCAAGGCGTTGCGTGAAGCAATGTGCTTTTTGATGGATCCGAATCTTGGGAAATATGTTTGCTATGTTCAATTTCCACAGAGATTCGATGGTATAGACAGGAGCGATCGATATGCCAACCGTAACACTGTCTTCTTTGATGTGAGTTTCAAGTGTTTCTAGTCATTACAGTCCTTATAATCCATTTGATACAAGTTTTGTTTTCGGTTACCTATCTAACTCATTTGAAATGTTCCTTTTTCGCTCACCAGATTAACTTGAGAGGTTTGGATGGTATTCAAGGCCCTGTATATGTGGGCACTGGATGTGTCTTCAACAGAACAGCTTTGTATGGTTATGAGCCTCCTCACAAACCTAAGAATAAGAAGGCTCGGTTGCTTTCTTCGTGCTTTGGTGGATCAAGAAAGAAAAGTTCCAAGTCAAGTAAGAAAGGTTCAGATAAGAAGAAATCTAGCAAGCATGCTGATCCTACTGTTCCAATCTTCAGCTTGGAGGATATAGAGGAGGGTGTTGAAGGTATGCTCTCCTTGCAACTATTAGCTCAAAAATTGTCGCTGCTCATTTATCCTCTAAGCTCATAtggattattttcttgaaaggGATTGTTGCTGTTCTACTGTTTATGAACATAGTTCACCTTTCCCCCCTTGAGTcataatacttaaaattattGCTGTGATGATTCTGCGTTAGATAGTGGTTCTTGCATGGCAAGGAGACAGAAATTGCTGACATCatgaaaatttcaagtttaaCTCAATTTGTTATATGCCCTTTTGTTGATTGAACCAGGTGCTGGATTCGATGATGAAAAGTCATTGCTCATGTCCCAGATGAGCTTGGAGAAAAGATTCGGTCAGTCAGCTGTTTTTGTTGCATCTACTCTGATGGAGAATGGTGGTGTGCCTCAGTCTGCCACACCAGAGACTCTCCTGAAAGAGGCTATTCATGTCATTAGCTGTGGGTATGAAGATAAGTCAGAATGGGGAACTGAGGTACGTGTCCTGTACTTCATCTACAGTTCTATGTTGGATTAGATTCTGTGTACTGTGTGCCTTACTGATGCCCTATAAAGCATGTTATCCCATTTTCAAATTAGTTTATTCTGCAGCAGCAAATGCTAGTTACACTACGGGCTCTTCCAAAGACAATTTAGTAATTATTAAAGCTGAAGTTAGCGAGGGTACTGTcgtgaaaaaattaaaaccccGAGCTCGAGGATGTAGTTATGCTATAAAAGGCTACCTGTCATATAACTATTGCAGTGAAAGATAGTATCTTTAGATATATATCTAGTTACTAAAACAATGAAATAGCAGGATGCCTGTTGTACGGTTATAACCTAACGATATCCACACTCCACACAATCTAACTTAGGACTTGGACTTCGTGATATTGCTTCTATTAATATATTGATAGCTTTACACTGACTCTTCAATGTTAttgtcaataattatttaatgtcCATCAAATGCTTACTTGtattaaatgatattttcttctAAAATTAGTCCTTGTCCAATAGAACTTCTTGTGAGACTAATTTTTCCCTCATGTATGCAGATAGGATGGATCTATGGTTCTGTCACAGAAGATATTCTTACAGGATTTAAAATGCATGCACGGGGCTGGCGATCAATTTACTGTATGCCTCCAAGGGCGGCCTTCAAGGGATCAGCTCCAATTAATCTTTCTGATCGATTGAATCAAGTGCTTAGGTGGGCCTTGGGATCCGTGGAGATTCTCTTTAGCAGGCATTGTCCAATATGGTATGGGTATAAAGGAAGGCTAAAATGGCTAGAGAGATTCGCATATGTTAACACCACGATTTACCCGATCACTTCCATTCCTCTGCTATTATATTGTACATTGCCAGCTGTCTGTTTGCTTACTGGGAAATTCATCATCCCACAGGTATGTCTCAAAAATTCTACATCTCTTGTGGAAGCTGAGAAACATGTTTTAAAccatatattttgatttacaGATTAGTAACCTTGCGAGTATCTGGTTTCtttccctctttctctctatctttGCCACTGGTATACTGGAGATGAGGTGGAGTGGTGTCGGAATTGATGAATGGTGGAGGAACGAGCAGTTCTGGGTCATTGGAGGTGTCTCAGCTCATCTGTTTGCTGTTTTCCAAGGTCTGCTCAAAGTTCTGGCTGGAATAGATACAAATTTCACTGTCACGTCCAAAGCTGGagatgaagaaggagatttCACTGAGctttacatgtttaaatggaCAACTCTTCTGATTCCTCCAACGACTCTTCTCATTGTAAACTTGGTCGGAGTTGTTGCTGGAATTTCCTATGCAATCAACAGCGGGTACCAATCATGGGGACCGTTGTTTGGGAAATTGTTCTTTGCCTTCTGGGTGATCGTTCATCTCTACCCCTTCCTCAAAGGTCTAATGGGGCGGCAGAACCGTACTCCCACCATTGTCGTGGTGTGGTCGATTCTTCTTGCTTCGATCTTCTCATTGCTGTGGGTCAGAGTTGATCCCTTCACTACTAGAGTCACGGGCCCAAAGGTCGAAGAGTGTGGAATTAACTGCTGATATCCACTTCTCAGAATTTCGATGGACATCTTTTTGTCTGTGATTTtcttttagagagagagataagaAAGCTACGGTGTGTGTCATATATTTATCGTAAATTGATCAAAATGTTTGTCCATTGTCTGTTAGAACTTGTACGCTCTCAAAGCATAATTATAttgcattaatttattttttcaattcgtTTCTATAGCTGGAGTTACCAATGTACtgtattttgtttggtttttaTAGGTAGATGAAATGATGAATTGAGATTTAAAGGCTGTTGCACAGTAAATACTTATCACCCAACTCACACAataacatcattttctttGGGAAATTTGGTTTGGTTTGTCTACAGCTAATTCTACGTAGCCTTAAATGCAATCACTATTAAATGCTGACATCAAGTTTAAAGTTGTGAGCACAATTCTTGTACAACTCTATGAAATGAAttacatttaaataattttatgtttttgttgaaCATTAGTGGTGTTTCTAAGTTGCATTTTAGAGAagcatttttaaatgtgtgTAAATTATCGGTATGGTGTAATATCTTATCAATAGATTTCGATAAGGTAAcaatatgaattttcatatatcTCAGCATAGTTaaatgtggacatcttgagtgagaTGGAtgaaatactccctttgtccatGTATAGTagatttatttccattttgagcacttgttttgaaaaaatgatactcccttcgtcccacaagtatatgcactctttcatttttagtccgttccacaagaatatgcaatttcttaatttggaaacgtttttctctctaatgaggtgcgactcattctccaattaacaatactttaattactttttctttatacttctctcttactttaccaattatgcactAAAATTCGTGTCCAacaaaaagtgcatattcttatgggacggatggagtaaaaaatagtttaagtgaagagagaataaagtaagattcTGAATAATTACagaagactcttctctatactATCCACTCCATTATTTTACTCTACTATAGAGGCACGAATGGAGTGTTATTTCCGTTTCGCTATAAGTGAAGTATTTCTTGTGagcataaaatttaagaaatatttccGTCATTCAATTATAAGTGAAACGTATTACTTTTTAGGTTGTCCCAGTATAAGtaagataatttctttttaagataaaaaataatattttatctcttttactttatttttttttctttaattttttttcactcctaAAAGTACATGGattggagggagtacatgcaaatcaaaataacGAGAAATCAAGCGTGACgtaaatatgttaatattattGGTTTCAATAAGCGCCTCAATGTTAAACGTACGCGTTCATGTGTTCCACATTCGGGTTTTACAATTTTGTTTgaagtagggatgtcaatcgggccagcccatcgggtttcgggccaatCCTATTCtggttgcgggtcaatcgggtgcgggctaatcgggctgtgattttttcgggttataaaagttcaaccctaaccctaaaacttctggtttcgggctagcccatcgagttaatcgggttgctaccgataaaattaacatgtgttcaatccaataaataatggtgaaaattagttacaattataaaatataaaatatttaattatgataaatttgaaatatatgcttaaactcaaacataaacttgagcaaatactaatatttgagatttatgcaaaataaaacataaacatcaagaaattttaaagcatgttttagaaatttaaatatatttttttagtgaatttgaagtttctaatttatatatctattattatgttaataaaaatttaatatataatttatatatttaatatataaaattgaaagttattttttaagtaatctatattataaaataaccaatgaagtgtcgaattagagtcaaacaaatagaacgatagaaattttatcgggttttcgggccaGTCCATCGGGTTTTCaggtctggccctaacgggtcGCGGGTTactcgggtgcgggctaattgggctgtaattttatcgaACTAGAAATTTTCAGCTCTAACCCTGtaaatttggcgggctattcgAGTCGGCCCACGGATTGCGCGCTACATTCACGTCCCTAGTTTCAAGTAATATTTGATCTACTGCGACTTtaggaaatataataaaagtcaGTTTCAAAATTTAGTAGATTTATGTAAAgtttaatgataaaatataaaaattaattaaacataaagtttattattaaaaataaataaaagaatgcaAAACAAGTGTAAGCATTAATAGCTGGTTAAGAAGATACATCAGAAATTAATAggataatatcaataattcGAGAAAAGCAAAAGAGGGTATGACACGTGGCGGCTCCATACATGAGTTATAGTTAACGTGTCAAGTAGCGAGGCAACACAACAAACACTTAAATTTGTTGATCTTATCAACCCACCTAAAatccatatgcatatatagtaGATTTCACATATCGTTTATTATTGATTGTCCCCTTCAACACATGTACTTCTGCGCTTATTGAAAATGTCAGCCTCTGAAGAACCAATACTCGCTAGGATCAATCGTCTTGATCTCATTGtacgtctctctctctccctctaatggagtattatttatgtaatCTTCACAGCAAAAATGGAACcctaatataataaaattgaggtTTAGTTTGCTTGTTATAGTATCAAAAGTAGGGAGGGTTTAATTTTTGATTGCAGTTGCATCAGTTGGAAGAAATTCGAGGCGATCACCACTCTCCCAAGAGTTCAAATGCATCGAGCGGACCCCTGACAAGTGATGGGCTGCCGTTTTTGTCGCCGGAGAAGCGTTGTCGGCCGGTGAAGGAGGTGATGGTCGAAGTCCAAGAGAAGGGCAACTTGATCGACAGATTGCTTCATGCCGAGGATCGAATCTTGAAGGTTACTTTTTAAACTAGCACTTCCTGAAGATaagacccactttccttttttagtttgttccaatCATGATTTATGAGCCTTGTTTACtgctaatatatttattacgTAGGTGTGTTTGCAACTTGAAGAGGAGATTCATGAAAGTGAGAAGAGCAGTGGTTCAGGAGAGAGGAAGTCTCCGAAGAAGGGATTGAAGCAATTTGTCAAATCATGCGTTAAGCCCAAGCACAAACCTACCATTTTCTCTTCTTGACTTTCTCACATACTACTTGTATCGACCACaagtttgattttgtattccacttttctactttttgattttctttgttcagaaaGAAACCGATGCTGATGGGtttaactttaattaattaatagaaagAAATACTAAACGTAAAATACTTGGGCTTCTCAAGAGCATTAATATCAAG harbors:
- the LOC125223073 gene encoding cellulose synthase A catalytic subunit 3 [UDP-forming]-like; the encoded protein is MEPEAEVKGKTLKTIGSQVCQICGDDVGLTANHEPFAACDVCAFPVCRPCYEYERKDGNQSCPQCKTRYKRHKGSPAIHGDSEEDGVSDDVVDDIHYSETQSDKQKISERMLSWRVNHGESLNAPKYDKEVPQNHIPLLTNGTDISGELSAASPGRLSMASPPPGGGGKPRIVDPVREFGSPGLGNVAWKERVDGWKMKQEKPAIPMTTSHPPSERGVGDIDASTDILVDDSLLNDEARQPLSRKVSIPSSRINPYRMVIVLRLVILCIFLHYRITNPVPNAYPLWLISVICEIWFAISWILDQFPKWLPVNRETYLDRLALRYDREGEPSQLASVDIFVSTVDPLKEPPLVTANTVLSILAVDYPVDKVSCYVSDDGSAMLTFEALSETSEFARKWVPFCKKYSIEPRAPEWYFALKIDYLKDKVQPSFVKDRRAMKREYEEFKIRINALVSKAQKVPEEGWVMQDGTPWPGNNTRDHPGMIQVFLGQSGGLDSDGNELPRLVYVSREKRPGFQHHKKAGAMNALVRVSAVLTNGPFLLNLDCDHYINNSKALREAMCFLMDPNLGKYVCYVQFPQRFDGIDRSDRYANRNTVFFDINLRGLDGIQGPVYVGTGCVFNRTALYGYEPPHKPKNKKARLLSSCFGGSRKKSSKSSKKGSDKKKSSKHADPTVPIFSLEDIEEGVEGAGFDDEKSLLMSQMSLEKRFGQSAVFVASTLMENGGVPQSATPETLLKEAIHVISCGYEDKSEWGTEIGWIYGSVTEDILTGFKMHARGWRSIYCMPPRAAFKGSAPINLSDRLNQVLRWALGSVEILFSRHCPIWYGYKGRLKWLERFAYVNTTIYPITSIPLLLYCTLPAVCLLTGKFIIPQISNLASIWFLSLFLSIFATGILEMRWSGVGIDEWWRNEQFWVIGGVSAHLFAVFQGLLKVLAGIDTNFTVTSKAGDEEGDFTELYMFKWTTLLIPPTTLLIVNLVGVVAGISYAINSGYQSWGPLFGKLFFAFWVIVHLYPFLKGLMGRQNRTPTIVVVWSILLASIFSLLWVRVDPFTTRVTGPKVEECGINC
- the LOC125219576 gene encoding uncharacterized protein LOC125219576 isoform X1, with product MSASEEPILARINRLDLILHQLEEIRGDHHSPKSSNASSGPLTSDGLPFLSPEKRCRPVKEVMVEVQEKGNLIDRLLHAEDRILKVCLQLEEEIHESEKSSGSGERKSPKKGLKQFVKSCVKPKHKPTIFSS
- the LOC125219576 gene encoding uncharacterized protein LOC125219576 isoform X2 translates to MSASEEPILARINRLDLILEEIRGDHHSPKSSNASSGPLTSDGLPFLSPEKRCRPVKEVMVEVQEKGNLIDRLLHAEDRILKVCLQLEEEIHESEKSSGSGERKSPKKGLKQFVKSCVKPKHKPTIFSS